In Acidimicrobiia bacterium, the sequence TCGAGTGGCGTCATGATGTCGGCGAAGATGACCGCGCCGTCCATGGCGAAGCGTCGGATGGGTTGGAGCGTGATCTCGGCGGCGACTTCGGGGGTCGACACCGCCTCCTGGAAGGCGTAGCGCTCCCGGAGTTCCCGGTACTCGGGAAGGTACCTCCCGGCCTGACGCATCACCCACACGGGGGTCCGTTCGACGCCCCGGCCTTTCAGGGCCTCGACCAGAGGACGGACGAGTTTCACTTCACCTCGGCGAGCGCGTCGACGAGCGCCTCGATGGTCGAGTCCAGTGCGTCGCGGTGTGCCTCCATCACGAACAGGGCTTCGAACGGCGACGGGGGCAGCAGCACGCCGTTGCGCCGCGCCGCTCTGAAGAAGGCGCCGAACCGGTCGCGGTCCACGGTGGCGGCGTCATCCCACGAGCGCACCCGATCGGGTCCGAGGAACAGCGTGAGCATGCCGCCGACCCGCTGCACGCAGCCGGGGATGCTCAGGTCGACGAGCGCCCGGGCCAGGGCGTCATCGAGCGCCGCTCCGATCTCCTCGATCCGATCGTAGAGGTCGTCCCGAGCGACGATCTTGCGTAGGCAGGCGAGGCCCGCGGCGACCGCGATGGGATTCCCCGCCAGGGTGCCCGCCTGGTATACCGGCCCGCTCGGAGCCACCATGCCCATGAGATCGGCTCGTCCCCCGTAGGCAGCCGCCGGCGTGCCTCCGGCCACGATCTTGCCCAGGGTGGTGAGGTCGGGCGTGACGCCGTAGCGCTCCTGTGCGCCGCCGCGAGCGACCCGGAAACCCGTCATGACCTCGTCGAAGACGAGCAGCGCCCCGTGTTCGTCGCACAGTCGACGCAGACCCGGCAGGAACTCGGGTTCGGGCGGCACCACTCCCATGTTCCCGGCAACCGGTTCGACGATCACCGCGGCGATGTCCTTTGCCGCGAAGTGCGACCGCACACTGTCCAGGTCGTTGAACCGCGCCACCCGGGTGTCGGCGACTGTGGCCGCTGGAACGCCGGGGCTGTCCGGCTCCCCGAGGGTCGCCGCCCCGCTCCCCGCCTTCACCAGGAAGGGGTCGGCGTGGCCGTGGTAGCAGCCCTCGAACTTGACGATCCCGGCCCGCCCGGTGGCGGCCCGAGCCACCCTGATCGCCGATGCCGTCGCCTCGGTACCCGAGTTGACCATCCGAACGACGTCCACGGCCGGAACCAGGGACACGATGAGTTCGGCGAGCTCTACCTCGAGGGTGGTCGGCACACCGAACGAGGTGCCCTTGCGAGCCGCATTTGTGATGGCGTCGACGATGTCGTCGTCGGCATGTCCGAAGATGAGCGCTCCCCACGAGGCGATGAAGTCGACGAGAATCTCACCGTCGATCGTGGTGATCGTGGCGCCCTTGGCGCTGGCGGCGAAGGCCGGGTGGTCGGCGACGGACTCGAAGGCACGGACTGGCGAGTTGACGCCGCCGGGGATCACGGCGGTGGCGCGTCGCAGCCAGTCCTCGGCGGTGGGGTCTGCGGTCATGAGTTCTCCAGTGCGCGTGCGGCTTCGACGGCGAAGTAGGTGAGTATCACGTCGGCCCCGGCGCGGGCGATGCCGGTGAGCGACTCGATCATGATCCGCTCCCCGTCGATCCATCCGCGCTCGGCGGCGGCCCGGATCATCGAGAATTCCCCGGACACCTGATAGGCGGCGACCGGTACGTCGACGCGGGCTCGCACGTCGGCGACCACGTCGAGGTACGGCCCCGCCGGTTTCACCATCACCATGTCGGCGCCCTCGGCGAGATCGCGTTCCACTTCGACCCGCGCTTCGCGCCGATTGGCGGGGTCCATCTGGTGGCTTCGCCGGTCGCCGAACGATGGTGCCGACTCGGCCGCTTCCCGAAACGGCCCGTAGTAGGCGCTGGCGTACTTGACCGCGTAGGAGCAGATGGCCAGCTCGGGATGCCCGGCGCCGTCGAGAGCGGACCGGATCGCCCCGACCCGTCCGTCCATCATGTCCGAGGGTGCGATGACGTCGGCCCCGGCGTCGGCGTAGGCGACGGCTGTCTGGGCGAGCAGCGGCAGGGTGGCGTCGTTGTCCACGGTGTCACCGGCGATCACCCCACAGTGGCCGTGGTCGGTGTACTCGCACAGGCAGACGTCGGCCCACACCACGAGGTCGGGAACGGCCTCTTTGAGCGCCCGGATGGCCGTGGGGACCGGGCCGTCGGGATCCCAGGCCCCGGATCCACGGGGGTCTTTGGCCGTGGGGATCCCGAACAGCATCACCCCGCCTACTCGGGCGTCGCGGGCGTCGGTGGCCACCTCGACGAGTCGGTCGACGGAGAGTTGCGCGTGGCCGGGCATCGAGTCGATCGGCTTGCGGACGTCGGTGCCAGGCACGGCGAAGAGCGGCAGCACGAAGGACGCCGGATGGAGCCTCGTCTCGGCCACCATGCGCCGCAGCGCCGCCGAGCGCCTCAGCCGTCGCGACCGGCCGACCGGGTAGGTCATCTGTCGACCCTTTCTGTGAGATGCGCGGCCATCAGCGTCGCCAGCCCCTGATGACTGGGAGGCTCGGCGATCAGGTCGGGAACCCCGCCGTACTCTGCCAGCGCCCGGGCCGTCGTGGGGCCGATGACACCGATCACCAGCCCTTCGAGCGGCTTCGCCATCGACCATCCCCGGATGGACGACGGTGAGGCGAAGGCCACGGCGTCGACGTCAGCGTCCGGCGGCGCGACCGGCATCGTCTCGTACACCGCCCGCTCGAACAGGTTCCACCCTGCCGAGGTGATCGCATTGAAGACGCCGGGATCGGTACCGGCGGCGTGGGGGAACACCACCGTGCCGTCACCCTCACCGAGTCCGGCCGCCAGCTCGAAGGCGCCGACCGATCCGACGAGTCCCACCGTCCCGCCGGCGTCGGTGACTGCCCGGGCGGTTACCGACCCGACGGCGGCGACCGGGACTGACGGCATCGCCCCGTCGGGCCACACGATGGCGATGGCTCGTGGCGAGGTCGCCACCAGCCAGGTGGCTCCGGCTGCCTGGTGGCGGATGTCGGAGATCACGCTTTCCGCAGCGGGTGCGATGCGAACGCACGGCAGGAGGACGGGCTCGAGGCCATGAGCGCGGTAGGGGGCGGCAGCCGCTTCGGCGCGGTCCGGGGCGGTGGTGATGGCGACCCGGCTCACAGGCCGAGCCTTTCCTGTGCGAGTCGGCTCGCCTCGTCGGGGTCCGAGCCGGTGACGCGGGCTCGGCGGGTCCCGGCTTCGTCGTGGACGAAGGCGGTGAGGGTGATCCCACTGTCGTCAGTGGTGGCGAGGGCGCCCAGCGCGGCACGGCATCCCGCTCCCGTGCGCGCCAGCAGCGACCGTTCGGCCTCCACGGCCCGCCGGGTGGTGGCATCGTCGATGGCGGCGGCGAGTTCGGAGGCGCTCGACCCCTCCCGTCCTTCGACGGCGATCGCTGCCTGGGCGGGGGCCGGGACCATCTCCTCGAGGCTGAACCGATGAGCGATCCGGTCCTCCATGCCGAGCCGGCGCAGTCCGGCTTCGGCGAGGACGATGGCGTCGAAGTCGCCGCGGTCGACCTGGTCGAGCCGGGTGCCGACGTTGCCCCTGATCTCCGCCATCTCGACATCCGGACGCAGCACGCCGAGCTGGGCGGCTCGTCGCGGGCTACCGGTTCCGACCCTCCCACCCCGCGGCAAGTCGTCGAGGGTGGTGCCGCACAGCACGTCCCACGGCGCAGCCCGCTTCGGGTAGAAGGCGACGAGGCCGTCGGGGCCGGCGGTGGGCAGGTCTTTGCAGGAGTGGACGGCGAGGTCGGCGGAGCCGTCGAGTACCGCTTGCTGCACCGCCCGGACGAAAGCCCCCATTTCGGTCAGTTCGGTCACCGGCGTCGTGCGGTCGCGATCGCCTTGTGTGGTGACTTCGAGGACGGTCACCGTCAGACCCCGGTGAGCCGCCTGGAGCGCCTCGGCGACGAGACGGGTCTGGGCCAGCGCCAGGGCCGACCCGCGGGTTGCGAGCACCAGGTCACTCATCGGCGACCCCGAACGCCTCGGCGAGGGCTTCGAGTGTTTCGTTGCTGTCCGCCCGCTTCACGTACTCGATGGGACCCGCCAGCAAGGTGCGCGACACGGTGTGGGCCGCCTGGCGCAGTACGGCGATCTCCTCCTCGGACTGGAGCCGTCCGGCGAACCGCTGGACGACCCGCTCGACGATGTCGTCGGCCGAGGCGACCATGCCGCTGATGATCGGGGCGATCTCGTGGTGGTCGGCGAAGCGGTGGTGCGCCTCGGCGGCGGCATCGGCGACGAAGGCGTCGGCGTCCTCCCCCCGGGGCCGCCGATCGGCGACGCGAGCCAAGGCATCGATGTCGACGTACTCGACCATGGATCCGTCGGGGGGCACAAAGTCGGGGGGCATCGCCATGTCGACCAGGACGAGCGGCGAGGTGCGCGCCGACAGCACGCCGCGCAGGCTGTCGTCGTCGATGGGCCGCTGCTTCGCCGAGGTGGCCGAGACCACGGCGGGGAAGTGCTCGAGTGCTTCGAGGACCCTCTCGAACGGCCACACCTCGACGCCGGTGATGGTGACCGCCGAGGGTCGGCGGGCCAGGAGGGTCACCCGCGGCGGCGCCGGGAGCGAGCGCAGGGCGGTCGCCACGGCGGTCGCCATCGTCCCCGATCCGAAGATGGCGACCTCGGTGGCGGCCCCGACGGCTTGGGCGGCGATCATCCCCATCGAGGCGTGTGCCGACCCGGGGATGAGATCTCGTCCGCGGCGTCCGATCGAAACCAGCGCCTCCATGAGCCTGGCGAAGATCCCACCGATGCGTCCCGCCTTCTCGGCCTCGTTCACCGCCTGCCTGAACTGGGAGAGGATCTCGACTTCGCCGAGGATCGGCGACTCCAGCCCGGCGGCGACGCGGGCGAGGTGTACCACGGCTGCTCGGTCGGAGCGTATCTGCCCAGGGATCTGCTCGGTGAGTTCTTCGCCGAGGATCGAGTGCAGTACCCGCCGGAGGTGCTTGGCATCTCCGCTGGTCACGATCTCCACCCGCAGGCACGTCGAGAGGACCACGGTGTCGTCCGGGACTGGGCTCGTCAGGAGTCGGCGCGCGATCGTGGCGCGCGACTCGGTATCGAGGCGCGGGTAGGCGTAACTGGCAGAGGAAATGCGCATCGTGGGTCCGCGCGACGATACGGCCGCGTCATCCCGACACGGAGTCGTAATGCTCGGCGCTGGCGCCCCGGAGCGCTATGCCTCCCGGGTCATCACCAGTCGCGGGGCTCTCCCCGGACCATCTCCAGCAGTTCGGCCTCCGGTGAGCCGCGTTCCGGTTGGTGGTCGTACACCCAGCGGGCTCTCGGGGGGAGGGAAGCCAGGATCGATTCGGTGCGCCCGTCGGTCTCGATGCCGAACCTCGTCCCGCGGTCCCACACGAGGTTGAACTCGACGTAGCGGCCCCGCCGGACCTCGTGCCACTCGATCTGTTCCGCTCCATAGGGGGTGTCGATCCTGCGTTCGAGGATGGGGATGTAGGAGGCTGCCAGGTGGTCGCCCAGGTCCTGCTGGAAGGCCCACACCGCCGGGAGGTCGTCGGTCAGGTGGTCGAAAAAGATGCCACCGACCCCCCGGGCTTCCCCCCGATGCCGGAGATGGAAGTACGCGTCGCAGGCCGTTTTCCACGCCGGGTAGTCGGCCACGGGGTGGCGGCCGCAGGTCTCTTTGAGCACCCCGTGGAAGTGGCGGGCGTCCTCGTCGTAGAGGTAGTACGGGGTCAGGTCGGAACCGCCCCCGAACCAGGCGGCGTCATCGGTTTCGAAGTAGCGGATGTTGGCGTGGAAGGTGGGGGCGTGGGGGTTGGAGGGGTGGACGATCGTCGACAGCCCGCTGGCGAAGAACTCTTTGGCACCTGCCGCCATCCCGTCGGCGAGCTGTTGGGGAGGTGTCCCCCAGACCGCGGACACGTTGACCGCCGCCTTCTCGATGGGGCCGTCTCCGGTGAGGATCCGGGTGGTGCCACCGCCGCCACCGGTGCGCTCCCAGGTGTCCGTCGTAAACCGGGACCCACCGTCGATCTCCTCGAGACTCCGGCACAGGACGTCCTGGAGGTCGCGGTACCGGGCCTCGACGCTGGTGCGGTCGATGGGGGTGCTCACGCCCGCATCCCGACCGACTCGACCATCCCGGCGAGGCCGTCCACCCACAGGGGGTGCGTATTGACGCAGGGCACTAGGGCTAGCGACTCTCCGCCCAGGTCGGCCCACTGGTTGCGGAGCCGGATGCCGATCTCCTCCAGCGTCTCCAGGCAGTCGGTGGTGAACGAGGGCGTCAACACGGCGAGGCGCCGGATGCCGCGCTCGGCGAAGTCGACGATCACCCGATCGGTGTACGGCTCGATCCACTTCTGGCCGGCCAATCTGGATTGGAACGCCGTCGAAAAGGACCCGGGCTGGAGTCCGAGGCGCTCGGCGATGACACGCGTCGTGACATGGCATTGGGCCCGGTAGCAGAAGCGGTTCTGGGTGGTCATCTCCGACGAGCACGTGGCCGATGCCAGGCACCAGCTGCCGGTCGTGTCCGAGGTGCGGATCTGCTTCTCGGGGAGCCCGTGGTACGAGAACA encodes:
- the hemL gene encoding glutamate-1-semialdehyde 2,1-aminomutase translates to MTADPTAEDWLRRATAVIPGGVNSPVRAFESVADHPAFAASAKGATITTIDGEILVDFIASWGALIFGHADDDIVDAITNAARKGTSFGVPTTLEVELAELIVSLVPAVDVVRMVNSGTEATASAIRVARAATGRAGIVKFEGCYHGHADPFLVKAGSGAATLGEPDSPGVPAATVADTRVARFNDLDSVRSHFAAKDIAAVIVEPVAGNMGVVPPEPEFLPGLRRLCDEHGALLVFDEVMTGFRVARGGAQERYGVTPDLTTLGKIVAGGTPAAAYGGRADLMGMVAPSGPVYQAGTLAGNPIAVAAGLACLRKIVARDDLYDRIEEIGAALDDALARALVDLSIPGCVQRVGGMLTLFLGPDRVRSWDDAATVDRDRFGAFFRAARRNGVLLPPSPFEALFVMEAHRDALDSTIEALVDALAEVK
- the hemB gene encoding porphobilinogen synthase; this encodes MTYPVGRSRRLRRSAALRRMVAETRLHPASFVLPLFAVPGTDVRKPIDSMPGHAQLSVDRLVEVATDARDARVGGVMLFGIPTAKDPRGSGAWDPDGPVPTAIRALKEAVPDLVVWADVCLCEYTDHGHCGVIAGDTVDNDATLPLLAQTAVAYADAGADVIAPSDMMDGRVGAIRSALDGAGHPELAICSYAVKYASAYYGPFREAAESAPSFGDRRSHQMDPANRREARVEVERDLAEGADMVMVKPAGPYLDVVADVRARVDVPVAAYQVSGEFSMIRAAAERGWIDGERIMIESLTGIARAGADVILTYFAVEAARALENS
- a CDS encoding uroporphyrinogen-III synthase, giving the protein MSRVAITTAPDRAEAAAAPYRAHGLEPVLLPCVRIAPAAESVISDIRHQAAGATWLVATSPRAIAIVWPDGAMPSVPVAAVGSVTARAVTDAGGTVGLVGSVGAFELAAGLGEGDGTVVFPHAAGTDPGVFNAITSAGWNLFERAVYETMPVAPPDADVDAVAFASPSSIRGWSMAKPLEGLVIGVIGPTTARALAEYGGVPDLIAEPPSHQGLATLMAAHLTERVDR
- the hemC gene encoding hydroxymethylbilane synthase, whose protein sequence is MSDLVLATRGSALALAQTRLVAEALQAAHRGLTVTVLEVTTQGDRDRTTPVTELTEMGAFVRAVQQAVLDGSADLAVHSCKDLPTAGPDGLVAFYPKRAAPWDVLCGTTLDDLPRGGRVGTGSPRRAAQLGVLRPDVEMAEIRGNVGTRLDQVDRGDFDAIVLAEAGLRRLGMEDRIAHRFSLEEMVPAPAQAAIAVEGREGSSASELAAAIDDATTRRAVEAERSLLARTGAGCRAALGALATTDDSGITLTAFVHDEAGTRRARVTGSDPDEASRLAQERLGL
- the hemF gene encoding oxygen-dependent coproporphyrinogen oxidase, yielding MSTPIDRTSVEARYRDLQDVLCRSLEEIDGGSRFTTDTWERTGGGGGTTRILTGDGPIEKAAVNVSAVWGTPPQQLADGMAAGAKEFFASGLSTIVHPSNPHAPTFHANIRYFETDDAAWFGGGSDLTPYYLYDEDARHFHGVLKETCGRHPVADYPAWKTACDAYFHLRHRGEARGVGGIFFDHLTDDLPAVWAFQQDLGDHLAASYIPILERRIDTPYGAEQIEWHEVRRGRYVEFNLVWDRGTRFGIETDGRTESILASLPPRARWVYDHQPERGSPEAELLEMVRGEPRDW